The genomic window GTGTACTGTTCTGTACTAAGCTTGGGGTTAAGGACATggggagcaggaagaaggaaagaacacaTCCAATTTGTGAGATTAAGGAAGACTTCTGGAGGACAGAGCATTTGAGATGGACCTTGAATAATACCTAGGCGAGTGGTTCTCAAAAGTGTGGTTCCTGGACTATTAGTATCTATCATACCAGGAAACTTGttgaaaatgcaaattcttgagcTCTACTCCAGCTTTATCAAATCGTAAGTTTTGGGGTCGGGAAGCATGGCATCTGTTTTAATAAGTCATccaaggtgattctgatgcacaatcaagtttgagaaccacagtGCTAGGATCTGGACAGCAAGAGATGATCGCTTCAGAAAAAAGGATTCAACCCAGCACATATACCAAACCATCCATTGTCATGTCCTACTAATCTTCCTGGATTTATCTTGACCTACATGCTCTtaagtctgcttttttttttttttttttttttttaaagatttttatttatttatttgacagagagagatcacaagtaggcagagaggcaggcagagagaggggaaggaagcaggctccctgatgagcagagagccggatatggggctcgatcccaggaccctgggatcatgacctgagccgaaggcagaggctttagcccactgagccacccaggcacccctcttaagTCTGCTTTTAATTATTATCCTTATCTTAACAAACACATTCCCCTCCTTTGATGGTTCCTGTGCACTGCATTCCTTTCAGATCCCTATTCCCACTGTCCTCCACTTTTACTGAATTTTAATAGCACTTAAGCACCTGTGTTTCAGGCCCCTACATGTTTCTCCCAAACTTTTACCTCCCTTCCCAGCTCTGTTCCTCGATCCCTGTCTGCTCCTCTTAATTATCCTCAGCACATCTCCAGTCCTCATTTACCACTCACTCTGCCTTCGCACAGGATTGCCGGGTAATCCACATCATTGTGATCCACATCActgccttttcctctcttcttaatCAGTTCCCAAAGAAAGTAttctgctgctctcttccccacTGGCCTCTTAATCTCTTCCTTACATTGTCATATATGTTTTGACAGTGCCAAATATCTAGTTTGTGCATTGTATGTAACTTTGTTTTTTATAGCatatttataacatttatgtGTTCGTTCTTTCATAGGCTTGGCTTCTCAAACCTAGACTAGGACATGTTTGTGTACTCTTTGTTACAGGTGATCAAACCAAAACTAAGAATCAAGCGTTGTCCCAGAAGGAAGATATGCCCAAGGACACAGAATTCCTTGGGAAGATAAATGACAGACTTAACAAAGACATTCCTCAACATCCTGAATCCAAAAATGCTACTGAAAGTGAGGGCAGAttagagtggcagcagagggaaagaagacgCTATGCATGTGAAGACTGTGGGAAAAGTTTCAGTCACAGCTCAGACCTTAGTAAGCACAGAAGGACTCACACTGGAGAAAAGCCCTACAAATGCGatgaatgtggaaaagccttcaTTCAGCGCTCCCATCTCATTGGACACCACAGAGTGCACACTGGAGTGAAGCCCTATAAATGTGAAGAATGTGGGAAAGATTTTAGTGGGCGCACAGGTCTTATTCAGCATCAGAGAATCCACACAGGTGAAAAACCCTATGAATGTGATGAGTGTGGGAGGCCCTTCCGTGTAAGTTCAGCCCTGATCAGACATCAAAGAATTCATACAGCACATAAGCTCTACTAAGATAGTGAAGTAACAGAAATTCTTTAGCTACTCAGGTCTCCTTAGTTACCAGAGAATCTGCCTTAGGGACTGAGTATCCTGAATGTAGGCAAAGCTTCAGTCATCATGGAACATTTCTCTGGCACCAGAGAATCTATCTGAGaagatttccttttccttctcaattAGTTCAGTTTCTTAGgaagcatttaaaattatttcagaaaccCTTGTCTGTTGACAAGACTGCTCACTTGCAGCCCAAAATAACGATGTTTCGTGGTTGAAAGATAGTGAATTCTGCTTCTcggttttcttttttacttgaCAATTCTGTGTATGACATTAGGCAAAGCATTCACATTTTTCTCTGCCCTCATTTCCCCTTCTGTACAAGACACAGTAGAGGTCTGTTGTATTAAGTTAAAGCTGCTTCTCAAACAATACTAAATATTTGTTTCCCATCACTACTGATATAATAG from Meles meles chromosome 5, mMelMel3.1 paternal haplotype, whole genome shotgun sequence includes these protein-coding regions:
- the ZSCAN16 gene encoding zinc finger and SCAN domain-containing protein 16 isoform X1, which codes for MAAAPAPPGRGLPVVKAEDRRGGQDCVSQRCTPHRREVFRQHFRKLCYRDAPGPREALTQLWELCRQWLRPECHTKEQILDLLVLEQFLSILPGDLQAWVQAHHPRTGEEAVTVLEDLERELDEPRKQVPANSERQDTLLDKLTPLGRPHESLTAQLHPKKIQQEQESGEPQRNGDQTKTKNQALSQKEDMPKDTEFLGKINDRLNKDIPQHPESKNATESEGRLEWQQRERRRYACEDCGKSFSHSSDLSKHRRTHTGEKPYKCDECGKAFIQRSHLIGHHRVHTGVKPYKCEECGKDFSGRTGLIQHQRIHTGEKPYECDECGRPFRVSSALIRHQRIHTAHKLY